The Longimicrobiaceae bacterium genome has a window encoding:
- a CDS encoding VanZ family protein, whose amino-acid sequence MEARTGRRSRWLGAGILLVAGVAIATATLSGSDGVGGNSGSGGLCLLACGSRGLADVIANLILFLPLGVGLWMLSGRVDRPALIGMGVSIAIELAQLSLIQGRDANPSDVISNTAGAALGALLARWWISSVPRRPRPGRYSLVTAAAALIAVLAATGLLFFPSLPAGPYRVEWQNGSERYGAYQGDISRAALGNRAVPIHGGILTDRPGDRLDAGEPLVVTVRKAAGYAGLEHLLSLEQGEKDVLFLGIDGGDVVLRYETWATRLRLDTPSVRLEDGLANVDVGDTVSLVVRRSGSGYCVEAMQRRACPQNTLASGWRLIHNIEYISRWALVRMNSVWLFLLALPLGLCARRDTFSLLVVGGTGAGVVVLTALLAAAPLSGLEWIFAVLGLTFGWLLGAWRRLPQTWVYVKADE is encoded by the coding sequence ATGGAGGCACGGACAGGCAGGAGGTCGCGTTGGCTCGGCGCGGGCATCCTGCTCGTCGCGGGGGTGGCCATTGCCACGGCTACTCTGTCCGGCTCGGATGGAGTCGGTGGGAATTCCGGCTCCGGGGGTCTCTGCCTCCTCGCCTGCGGGTCGCGGGGGCTGGCGGACGTGATCGCCAACCTGATCCTCTTCCTCCCGCTCGGAGTGGGCCTGTGGATGCTGAGCGGGCGGGTTGATAGACCCGCTCTGATCGGCATGGGTGTGTCGATCGCGATCGAGCTCGCGCAGCTCTCGCTGATCCAGGGCCGCGACGCCAACCCCTCGGACGTGATCAGCAACACGGCGGGGGCCGCGCTGGGGGCGCTGCTGGCGCGATGGTGGATCTCCTCGGTCCCTCGCAGGCCCCGTCCTGGCCGATACTCCCTGGTGACGGCGGCAGCGGCGCTCATCGCGGTCCTGGCTGCTACCGGTCTGCTCTTCTTTCCCTCCCTCCCGGCCGGGCCGTACCGGGTCGAGTGGCAGAACGGCTCGGAGCGGTACGGAGCTTATCAGGGTGATATCTCGCGGGCGGCACTCGGCAATCGGGCGGTGCCGATCCACGGAGGCATCCTGACCGATCGACCCGGCGATCGCCTGGATGCCGGCGAGCCGCTGGTGGTCACCGTGCGGAAGGCGGCCGGGTACGCGGGTCTCGAGCACCTGCTGAGCCTGGAGCAGGGGGAGAAAGACGTCCTCTTCCTGGGAATCGACGGCGGCGACGTCGTCCTGCGCTACGAGACCTGGGCGACCCGGCTCCGCCTCGACACGCCCTCCGTGCGGCTGGAGGACGGCCTGGCGAACGTCGACGTGGGGGATACCGTGTCGCTGGTCGTGCGGCGATCGGGTAGTGGCTACTGTGTGGAGGCCATGCAGCGCCGCGCCTGTCCACAGAACACCCTCGCCAGCGGGTGGAGGCTGATCCACAACATCGAGTACATTTCCAGGTGGGCCCTCGTGCGGATGAACTCCGTCTGGCTCTTCCTTCTCGCCCTCCCGCTGGGCCTCTGTGCCCGACGCGACACCTTCTCGTTGCTGGTGGTGGGTGGAACCGGCGCCGGCGTGGTGGTGCTCACCGCCCTGCTGGCCGCGGCACCGCTGTCGGGGCTGGAATGGATATTCGCAGTCCTGGGCCTGACCTTCGGATGGCTCCTGGGCGCCTGGAGAAGACTACCCCAGACGTGGGTTTACGTGAAGGCCGATGAGTAA
- a CDS encoding ABC transporter permease: MRRILALIRIHWLTFTSYRLNVVFSIVGTLTTLVPVFLIGRALQPVVADSIANEGGVYFGFLVTGLAAMQLVGVSIRSIPASISGGISSGTLEALLATPASMPQLLAGMTGYGMLWATAKAATLILGIVIFGGAIALKGLPLAILILVLLVLAHLPLGLLLASGVLVFRTTGPIGPTVMGAFGLLGGVYYSTSVIPEVVRPLASLVPLTYGLRAFRRALLSGDSFSAVAVDLGVLALLAAVLMVVGLAAFRWSLRYARRTGTLSQY; encoded by the coding sequence ATGAGACGCATCCTGGCGCTGATCCGCATACACTGGCTCACGTTCACGAGCTACCGGCTGAACGTGGTGTTCTCGATTGTCGGAACGCTGACCACGCTGGTCCCGGTCTTCCTGATCGGGCGCGCGCTGCAGCCGGTCGTGGCGGACTCGATCGCCAACGAAGGTGGGGTCTACTTTGGCTTTCTGGTGACGGGGCTTGCCGCGATGCAGCTGGTGGGAGTCAGCATTCGCTCGATACCCGCTTCGATCTCGGGAGGCATCTCCTCCGGCACGCTGGAGGCGTTGCTGGCGACGCCTGCTTCGATGCCGCAACTACTCGCCGGAATGACCGGATACGGTATGCTCTGGGCGACCGCCAAGGCGGCGACCCTGATCCTCGGCATCGTCATCTTCGGCGGGGCGATCGCCCTCAAGGGCCTACCGCTCGCGATCCTCATCCTCGTGCTGCTCGTCCTGGCGCACCTGCCGCTGGGCCTCCTGCTCGCTTCCGGAGTCCTCGTCTTCCGAACCACCGGTCCGATCGGCCCGACAGTGATGGGCGCCTTCGGCCTGCTCGGGGGTGTCTACTATTCGACGAGCGTGATCCCCGAGGTAGTTCGGCCGCTGGCGAGTCTAGTCCCACTCACCTACGGGCTCCGGGCGTTCAGACGAGCTCTGCTCTCCGGCGATTCTTTCTCGGCAGTTGCCGTGGATCTGGGAGTGCTGGCTCTCCTCGCGGCCGTGCTCATGGTGGTGGGCCTGGCCGCATTCCGCTGGAGCCTTCGCTACGCGCGCCGCACCGGGACCCTTTCGCAGTACTGA